Proteins encoded together in one Kutzneria kofuensis window:
- a CDS encoding D-cysteine desulfhydrase family protein codes for MATDLSSFPRFQLGQWPSPLQVCPRLSARLGPRTLVKRDDVSLLGVGGNKLRKLEFLLGAAVRDGAERIVTFGAVQTNHGRLTAAACARLGLPCDLVLTRAVPRDGEAYERSGNILLDHVYGATVHVVDTDEEAEIRHQELLAGHGNVASIPVGGSTGVGALGYVAAVAELIEQFGDTGVWPTRLVSPLASAGTAAGLLVGAAAFGWEIDVELIAVSRPAEQARQVLLPLIEETAALLDIAPPSLDRVRITDRTLGPGYGQPTEAVWRTISLFGSTEAITLEPVYSGKTAAGMVSLIEDGSIGSDETVLFLHTGGLPGLFAYTPEATAFLAP; via the coding sequence ATGGCCACCGACCTGTCGAGTTTCCCTCGGTTCCAGTTGGGACAGTGGCCATCGCCGCTGCAGGTGTGCCCGCGCCTGTCCGCCCGCCTCGGCCCGAGGACGCTCGTCAAGCGCGACGACGTGAGCCTGCTCGGCGTCGGCGGCAACAAGCTGCGGAAACTGGAGTTCCTGCTGGGCGCCGCCGTCCGTGACGGCGCCGAGCGGATCGTCACCTTCGGCGCCGTGCAGACCAACCACGGCCGGCTGACCGCGGCCGCCTGCGCGCGCCTCGGGCTGCCCTGCGATCTCGTGCTGACGCGTGCGGTGCCGCGCGACGGCGAGGCGTACGAGCGGTCCGGCAACATCCTGCTCGACCACGTGTACGGGGCCACGGTGCACGTCGTCGACACGGACGAGGAAGCCGAGATCCGTCACCAGGAGTTGTTGGCCGGTCACGGAAACGTGGCGTCCATCCCGGTCGGTGGGTCCACCGGCGTAGGGGCGCTCGGCTATGTGGCGGCGGTCGCCGAACTGATCGAGCAGTTCGGCGACACCGGCGTGTGGCCGACACGACTGGTGTCGCCGCTGGCCAGCGCCGGAACCGCGGCCGGCCTTCTGGTCGGCGCGGCCGCGTTCGGCTGGGAGATCGACGTCGAGCTGATCGCCGTGTCCCGCCCGGCGGAGCAGGCGCGGCAGGTGCTGCTGCCGCTGATCGAGGAGACGGCCGCGCTGCTGGACATCGCGCCGCCGTCGCTGGACCGCGTCCGGATCACCGACCGCACCCTCGGCCCCGGCTACGGCCAGCCGACCGAGGCGGTGTGGCGGACGATCTCGCTGTTCGGCTCGACCGAGGCGATCACCCTCGAGCCCGTCTACTCCGGCAAGACCGCCGCCGGCATGGTGTCGCTGATCGAGGACGGCTCCATCGGCTCGGACGAGACCGTGCTGTTCCTCCACACCGGCGGCCTGCCCGGCCTGTTCGCCTACACCCCCGAGGCCACC
- a CDS encoding TetR/AcrR family transcriptional regulator produces the protein MQDDHTNSRLALLMRRQPVQARGAATVTAILDACQALLNERDYDSITTARIAESAGIPIGSFYQYFPDKRSVVRALALRCTDKFLTEVEEYFAAAPDDWRQAVAGVLAVHERMRKQDANFGRVRFAEVLDNHLEDPESDHRRMVADRLGAMFATRYKVRKGAGYRLAFLAAVESGGSLLQMADRVPSRQRRQVVATAQEVITTLLAKALEKS, from the coding sequence GTGCAGGACGATCACACGAACAGCAGACTTGCCCTGCTGATGCGCAGACAGCCCGTGCAGGCAAGGGGAGCGGCCACGGTGACCGCGATCCTCGACGCGTGCCAGGCGCTGCTCAACGAGCGGGACTACGACTCGATCACCACGGCGCGCATCGCGGAGTCCGCGGGCATTCCCATCGGGTCCTTCTACCAGTACTTCCCCGACAAGCGGTCGGTGGTGCGGGCGCTCGCGCTGCGCTGTACCGACAAGTTCCTCACGGAGGTCGAGGAGTACTTCGCGGCGGCCCCCGACGACTGGCGCCAGGCGGTCGCCGGCGTGCTGGCGGTGCACGAGCGCATGCGCAAGCAGGACGCCAATTTCGGGCGCGTCCGGTTCGCAGAAGTGCTCGACAACCACCTCGAGGACCCGGAGTCCGACCACCGCCGCATGGTGGCCGACCGGCTCGGAGCCATGTTCGCCACGCGGTACAAGGTGCGCAAGGGCGCGGGTTACCGCCTCGCGTTCCTCGCCGCGGTGGAATCCGGCGGGTCACTGCTGCAGATGGCCGACCGGGTGCCGAGCCGGCAGCGACGCCAAGTGGTCGCGACGGCACAGGAAGTCATCACTACGCTGTTGGCGAAGGCCCTCGAGAAGTCCTGA
- a CDS encoding S53 family peptidase — protein MKTLRIIGALVAPLAIAAVAAPVALAAPAPRVALETDAVSGLDQAQHVGAVPADQRVSVAVSLNLRNGTELDRTIAAVNDPHSAQYGHFLTPEQFTARFGPTDDQVNRVKEYLRGQGLSVDAVSGNHLTVDASGPAEKVARAFGTTLANYRDGRTNRPFYANTSAPTLPADLAGVVLDVAGLNNRQIRVHHAAVNPHAGPGGGFTPTQLKGAYDVTSTGYNGSGQTVALWEFDGFQQTNITKYDSYYGTGSPTPKVQQVSGGSGPIGDGQVEVELDIEAIQAIAPKAAITVFEAPNTDQGEVDLANAIVASRISVTSISWGLSEKGRTTSGIQAVDNVLKQGAAQGQSFFAASGDDGSDDNGDGSTSVDFPASDPYVTGVGGTNLSTSTTTSWKSETAWNGSGGGTSTVFALPSFQSGVKVGTTNKRQVPDVSAQGGPTGISVYTQGQWTSVYGTSGAAPIWAGVAAIYNQAAAAAGRTGLGSANAKLYALAKTNFHDITSGSNGAYKAGSGFDLVTGIGTPDTAKILAAGIK, from the coding sequence GTGAAAACGTTGAGGATCATCGGCGCGCTGGTCGCACCGCTTGCCATTGCCGCCGTGGCGGCGCCGGTCGCGCTGGCGGCGCCGGCGCCGAGGGTGGCACTGGAGACGGACGCGGTGAGCGGCCTGGACCAGGCCCAGCACGTGGGGGCGGTGCCGGCGGACCAGCGGGTGTCGGTGGCGGTCAGCCTGAACCTCCGCAACGGCACGGAGCTGGACCGCACGATCGCGGCGGTCAACGACCCGCATTCGGCCCAGTACGGCCACTTCCTCACCCCGGAGCAGTTCACGGCCCGCTTCGGCCCGACGGACGACCAGGTCAACCGGGTCAAGGAATACCTGCGCGGGCAGGGCCTGTCGGTGGACGCGGTGAGCGGCAACCACCTCACGGTCGACGCGAGCGGCCCGGCCGAGAAGGTCGCCAGGGCGTTCGGCACGACGCTGGCGAACTACCGGGACGGCAGGACCAACCGTCCCTTCTACGCCAACACCTCCGCCCCGACCCTGCCGGCCGACCTGGCCGGAGTGGTCCTCGACGTCGCTGGTCTGAACAACCGACAGATCCGCGTGCACCACGCGGCCGTCAACCCGCACGCGGGACCGGGCGGCGGATTCACGCCCACTCAGCTCAAGGGCGCCTACGACGTGACGTCCACGGGCTACAACGGTTCCGGCCAGACGGTCGCGCTGTGGGAGTTCGACGGCTTCCAGCAGACCAACATCACCAAGTACGACAGCTACTACGGGACGGGTTCGCCGACGCCGAAGGTGCAGCAGGTCTCGGGCGGCTCGGGCCCGATCGGCGACGGCCAGGTCGAGGTGGAGCTGGACATCGAGGCGATCCAGGCGATCGCTCCCAAGGCCGCCATCACCGTCTTCGAGGCGCCGAACACCGACCAGGGCGAGGTGGACCTGGCCAACGCCATCGTGGCCAGCAGGATCTCGGTCACGTCGATCAGCTGGGGCCTGTCGGAGAAGGGCCGCACCACCTCGGGCATCCAGGCGGTGGACAACGTCCTCAAGCAGGGCGCGGCCCAGGGGCAGAGCTTCTTCGCGGCCTCGGGTGACGACGGCTCGGACGACAACGGCGACGGCAGCACCTCGGTCGACTTCCCGGCCAGCGACCCGTACGTGACGGGTGTCGGCGGCACGAACCTGTCCACTTCGACCACCACCTCGTGGAAGAGCGAGACGGCCTGGAACGGCTCGGGCGGCGGCACTTCCACGGTGTTCGCGCTGCCGTCCTTCCAGAGCGGCGTCAAGGTCGGCACCACCAACAAGCGTCAGGTGCCCGACGTGTCGGCGCAGGGTGGACCAACGGGCATTTCCGTCTACACGCAGGGGCAATGGACCTCGGTGTACGGCACGTCCGGCGCGGCCCCGATCTGGGCCGGCGTCGCCGCGATCTACAACCAGGCCGCGGCCGCGGCGGGCAGGACCGGCCTGGGCTCGGCCAACGCCAAGCTGTACGCGCTGGCCAAGACCAACTTCCACGACATCACCAGCGGCAGCAACGGCGCCTACAAGGCGGGCTCCGGATTCGATCTGGTGACGGGCATCGGCACGCCGGACACCGCGAAGATCCTGGCCGCCGGGATCAAGTAG
- a CDS encoding helix-turn-helix transcriptional regulator: MNEPGPVGRGELLRSARELLAGGSVLFCGPAGIGKSTLLGALAGEPAPGGGTVLRCAPAESDRRLPFVCLIDLLADVSDDVLATLPAPLRAALDAALLRGEHPTSDQSRLGVRLAVLQVLQLLSDCAPVTLVIDDLQWVDRPSAEVLAFVARRLTGDRLHVLAAERVPDGEQPLHRHLCPPNIAELPVPPLTPRDVARLLLRDNGVLLPHGSVLQIHQLADGNPFYALELGRAVLRSGVPESPGRPLPVPRRLRALLLDRLGELSDRAQATLLLASAATRPSLTLLRAAGHPDAAADLVAAERCDLAVADDDGIVRFRHPLIRAAIYAEAASHRRIDAHARLADVVAEPVERARHLALAKPHEDESVAATLMAAAASARRRGAPVTAAELAAMAADRTPWDSQQLRSERRLVAAEHACDAGLRAEARTAAESVLADARCPRLRVRARLVLLRNAGQALHDLGPLIDDGLADAAGDPGLEAPLRMWLAGRALLGGDTDEAAEQAARSAELATLAGDASTAVRALTRLAHLQSLRGDPSAAETVAQAIEIVERNPHAESWELERHQAVTELHDGDLQRAEQRLLSLLRKVEETAAVEDTVAIMVTLAEVQSRAGQCRRAVDTARRAMSLFSEAGVSCPPALYAAALAEANGGSVEAAVEYAERGARESEADGDQLYLMRNLAVLGQVQLTTGDAAAAVETLCRVSEIGRRMDIRDPAVVRWYADLAEALVATGSLEDARELIDQTSKQALDFGRHTVSANLERAAALLAVASGLPNDGVARLRAVADGQAGLDRARTLIALAGVERRCRRRAASRAALSEAYDICVAVAATPWAERVREDLDRTGASARADHAVALTVAEQRVAELVRAGSTNREVAAVLFISVKTVEATLSRIYRKVGVRSRTELVRAMDVPVPQAREPEPEPLRSQAV; the protein is encoded by the coding sequence ATGAATGAACCTGGCCCGGTTGGACGTGGCGAGCTCCTGCGCTCGGCACGGGAACTGCTGGCGGGTGGCAGCGTGCTGTTCTGCGGCCCCGCCGGCATCGGCAAGTCGACGCTGCTGGGCGCGCTCGCGGGCGAGCCGGCCCCCGGCGGCGGGACCGTGCTGCGCTGCGCGCCGGCCGAGTCGGACCGAAGACTGCCCTTCGTCTGCCTGATCGACCTGCTCGCGGACGTCTCCGACGACGTGCTCGCGACGTTGCCGGCCCCGTTGCGGGCCGCGCTGGACGCGGCGCTGCTGCGCGGCGAGCACCCGACCTCCGACCAGAGCCGCCTCGGCGTGCGACTGGCCGTGCTGCAGGTGCTGCAGCTGCTGTCCGACTGTGCCCCGGTGACGCTGGTGATCGACGACCTGCAGTGGGTGGACCGCCCCAGCGCCGAGGTGCTGGCGTTCGTGGCCCGCAGGCTCACCGGCGACCGACTGCACGTGCTGGCCGCGGAGCGGGTGCCGGACGGGGAGCAGCCGCTGCACCGGCACCTGTGCCCGCCGAACATCGCCGAACTGCCGGTGCCGCCGCTGACTCCGCGCGATGTCGCCCGGCTGTTGCTGCGCGACAACGGGGTTCTGCTGCCGCACGGCTCCGTGCTGCAGATCCACCAGCTCGCCGACGGAAATCCCTTCTACGCCTTGGAGCTCGGCCGGGCCGTGCTGCGCTCGGGCGTGCCGGAGAGTCCCGGCCGGCCGCTGCCGGTGCCGCGCCGGCTGCGCGCGCTGCTGCTGGACCGGCTCGGCGAGTTGAGCGATCGTGCGCAGGCCACGCTGCTGTTGGCCAGCGCCGCCACCCGTCCGAGCCTGACCCTGTTGCGTGCCGCGGGACATCCCGACGCCGCCGCCGATCTCGTGGCCGCCGAACGCTGCGACCTCGCCGTCGCCGACGACGACGGCATTGTCCGGTTCAGACATCCGCTCATCCGAGCGGCCATCTACGCGGAGGCCGCCTCGCACCGGCGCATCGACGCGCACGCCCGGCTGGCCGACGTCGTCGCCGAGCCGGTGGAGCGCGCCCGGCACCTTGCGTTGGCCAAGCCGCACGAGGACGAGTCGGTCGCCGCGACACTGATGGCGGCCGCCGCCTCGGCCCGCCGCCGCGGCGCTCCCGTGACCGCGGCCGAGCTGGCGGCGATGGCCGCGGACCGGACCCCGTGGGACAGCCAGCAGCTCCGATCCGAGCGGCGGCTCGTCGCCGCGGAGCACGCGTGCGATGCGGGGTTGCGCGCCGAGGCGCGGACCGCCGCCGAGTCGGTACTGGCCGACGCGCGCTGCCCCCGACTGCGCGTGCGGGCCCGGCTTGTGTTGCTGCGCAACGCCGGGCAGGCGCTGCACGACCTCGGTCCGTTGATCGACGACGGCTTGGCCGACGCGGCGGGCGATCCCGGCCTGGAGGCGCCGCTGCGAATGTGGCTGGCCGGCCGGGCGTTGCTCGGCGGCGACACCGACGAGGCGGCCGAGCAGGCCGCCCGCTCGGCGGAACTCGCCACGCTCGCCGGAGATGCGTCGACGGCCGTCCGTGCGCTGACCCGGCTCGCGCATCTGCAGTCCCTGCGCGGAGATCCGTCCGCGGCCGAGACGGTCGCGCAGGCGATCGAAATCGTCGAACGGAATCCGCACGCCGAGTCGTGGGAGCTGGAGCGGCACCAGGCCGTGACGGAACTGCACGACGGCGATCTCCAACGGGCGGAGCAGCGGCTGTTGTCGTTGCTGCGCAAGGTGGAGGAGACCGCGGCCGTCGAGGACACCGTGGCGATCATGGTCACGCTGGCCGAGGTTCAGTCGCGTGCCGGGCAGTGCCGCCGGGCCGTCGACACCGCTCGGCGGGCGATGAGCCTGTTCTCCGAAGCCGGCGTCAGCTGCCCGCCCGCCCTCTACGCCGCCGCCCTCGCCGAGGCCAACGGTGGCAGCGTCGAAGCCGCGGTCGAATACGCCGAACGCGGCGCCCGCGAGTCGGAGGCGGACGGTGATCAACTGTATCTGATGCGCAACTTGGCCGTGCTGGGCCAGGTTCAGCTCACCACCGGCGACGCGGCGGCCGCCGTGGAGACGCTGTGCCGGGTGAGCGAGATCGGCCGTCGCATGGACATCCGTGATCCCGCCGTCGTTCGGTGGTACGCCGACCTCGCCGAGGCCCTGGTCGCCACCGGGTCGTTGGAGGACGCCCGCGAGCTGATCGACCAGACTTCCAAGCAGGCCCTTGACTTCGGCCGGCACACCGTGTCCGCCAACCTCGAACGTGCCGCCGCCCTGCTGGCCGTCGCCTCGGGCCTTCCCAACGACGGCGTCGCTCGGTTGCGCGCCGTCGCCGACGGTCAGGCTGGTCTGGACCGCGCTCGCACCTTGATCGCCCTCGCCGGTGTCGAACGCCGTTGCCGCCGCCGGGCCGCGTCTCGCGCCGCCCTCTCCGAGGCGTACGACATCTGCGTCGCCGTCGCCGCCACGCCTTGGGCCGAACGGGTACGGGAGGACCTCGACCGCACCGGCGCCTCCGCCCGCGCCGATCATGCCGTCGCGCTCACCGTTGCCGAGCAACGGGTTGCCGAGCTCGTCCGCGCCGGCTCCACCAACCGCGAGGTGGCGGCCGTGCTGTTCATCAGCGTCAAGACGGTCGAGGCGACCTTGTCGAGGATCTATCGCAAGGTAGGCGTCCGGTCACGCACCGAGTTGGTGCGCGCCATGGACGTCCCCGTGCCCCAGGCCCGCGAGCCCGAACCGGAACCCCTCCGCAGCCAGGCCGTCTGA
- a CDS encoding MarR family winged helix-turn-helix transcriptional regulator codes for MGAPDRTDQLALPERMLRLPSFLFVHLAKQWRRLAGGQFEHDLRGQHLMILASLEDHGASSQKEISERLGIDASDLVALLDDLEKAGLANRKRDERDRRRYAVMPTPAGAKALRQRLVDVERLNQEMLAPLTPDEREELHRLLLKLFESYR; via the coding sequence ATGGGCGCCCCGGACCGGACCGATCAGCTGGCACTTCCGGAACGGATGCTGCGGCTACCCAGCTTCCTGTTCGTGCACCTGGCCAAGCAATGGCGCCGACTGGCCGGCGGCCAGTTCGAGCACGATCTGCGCGGGCAGCACCTGATGATCCTGGCCTCGCTCGAGGACCACGGGGCGTCGTCGCAGAAGGAGATCAGCGAGCGGCTGGGCATCGACGCCAGCGACCTGGTCGCGCTGCTGGACGATCTGGAGAAGGCCGGCCTGGCCAACCGCAAGCGGGACGAGCGGGACCGGCGGCGCTACGCCGTGATGCCGACGCCCGCCGGCGCGAAGGCGCTGCGGCAGCGGCTGGTCGACGTGGAGCGACTGAACCAGGAGATGCTGGCGCCGTTGACCCCCGACGAGCGCGAGGAGCTGCACCGCCTGCTGCTCAAGCTGTTCGAGAGCTATCGCTGA
- a CDS encoding RNA polymerase sigma factor — protein MRQQSPGQTAEVPARFWEECAKVRPQLVGIAARHTAGSGQAEDIVHDALLRAAHFSELDLDRLHPFLVTVVKRLCVDEARRRSTATRAHSHTRLDPLAVADPAELTCDRAEADWVASTLPRLTEYERELVALVANGHPHNDIARMLGTTPRATQTAIHRVRGKIKSWQQ, from the coding sequence ATGCGACAGCAGTCACCGGGCCAGACCGCTGAGGTCCCGGCCCGGTTCTGGGAGGAGTGCGCCAAGGTCCGGCCGCAACTGGTCGGGATCGCGGCACGGCACACCGCGGGGAGCGGGCAGGCGGAGGACATAGTCCACGACGCCCTGCTGCGCGCCGCGCACTTCTCCGAGCTGGACCTGGACCGCCTGCATCCGTTCCTGGTGACCGTCGTGAAGCGGCTGTGCGTCGACGAAGCCCGCCGCCGCAGCACCGCCACCAGGGCCCACTCGCACACCAGGCTCGACCCGCTGGCCGTCGCCGATCCGGCCGAGCTCACCTGCGACCGCGCGGAGGCCGACTGGGTCGCTTCCACGCTCCCCCGCCTCACCGAGTACGAACGGGAGCTGGTGGCGCTCGTCGCGAACGGCCACCCGCACAACGACATCGCGCGCATGCTCGGCACGACGCCCCGCGCCACCCAGACGGCGATCCACCGCGTGCGCGGCAAAATCAAGTCCTGGCAGCAGTGA
- a CDS encoding bifunctional glycosyltransferase family 2/GtrA family protein — MSGAAVAGERGDTDTGHWSVGRTATVDVVVPVYNEERSLPGCIEVLHGFLTEQFPFEWTITVADNASTDGTLDVANELADKFPGVRVLHLDRKGRGLALRKAWGWSDADIVVYMDVDLSTGLDALLPLVAPLVNGHSDVAIGSRLAPGSRTVRGPKREMISRCYNAMIRLSHGAKFSDAQCGFKAARTDVVRRLLPHIADDSWFFDTELLLLAEHNGLRVHEVPVDWVEDVDTRVHVAKTASEDIRGLIRVARAKATGSARVENLPRRPAPKPAHPDAVVARRETGLLWQLLSFAAIGAVSTVANLALYGIMRTWWPALAANFVALTVTTLLNTEANRRFTFLRSTGSTGRVHLQGLIVFALYYAFTSGALLALGAFDPTASKALELLVLLASSLIGTAARFVLLRAWVFKNTGKEGNA; from the coding sequence ATGAGTGGAGCGGCCGTTGCCGGCGAACGCGGCGACACCGACACGGGGCACTGGTCGGTGGGCAGAACCGCGACCGTGGACGTCGTCGTTCCGGTCTACAACGAGGAGCGCTCGCTGCCGGGGTGCATCGAGGTGCTGCACGGCTTCCTCACCGAGCAGTTCCCGTTCGAGTGGACGATCACGGTGGCCGACAACGCCAGCACCGACGGCACGCTGGACGTGGCCAACGAGCTCGCCGACAAGTTCCCGGGCGTGCGGGTGCTGCACCTGGACCGCAAGGGCCGCGGCCTGGCGCTGCGCAAGGCGTGGGGCTGGAGCGACGCGGACATCGTCGTCTACATGGACGTGGACCTGTCCACCGGCCTGGACGCGCTGCTGCCGCTGGTCGCTCCGCTGGTCAACGGCCACTCGGACGTGGCGATCGGGTCGCGGCTGGCGCCGGGTTCGCGCACCGTCCGCGGCCCCAAGCGGGAGATGATCTCCCGCTGCTACAACGCGATGATCCGGCTCTCGCACGGCGCCAAGTTCTCCGACGCCCAGTGCGGCTTCAAGGCCGCGCGCACCGACGTGGTCCGCCGGCTGCTGCCGCACATCGCCGACGACTCCTGGTTCTTCGACACCGAGCTGCTGCTGCTCGCCGAGCACAACGGCCTGCGGGTGCACGAGGTGCCGGTGGACTGGGTCGAGGACGTCGACACCCGGGTGCACGTGGCCAAGACGGCCAGCGAGGACATCCGCGGCCTGATCCGGGTCGCACGCGCGAAGGCGACCGGCTCGGCCCGCGTCGAGAACCTGCCCCGCCGGCCCGCGCCGAAGCCCGCGCACCCGGACGCGGTGGTGGCCCGCCGCGAGACCGGCCTGCTGTGGCAGCTGCTGTCGTTCGCGGCGATCGGCGCGGTGTCGACGGTCGCCAATCTCGCGCTGTACGGCATCATGCGGACGTGGTGGCCCGCGCTGGCGGCGAACTTCGTCGCGCTCACCGTGACGACGCTGCTGAACACGGAGGCCAACCGCCGCTTCACCTTCCTGCGGTCCACCGGCTCCACCGGCCGGGTCCACCTGCAGGGCCTGATCGTCTTCGCCCTGTACTACGCGTTCACCTCGGGCGCGCTGCTCGCGCTCGGCGCCTTCGACCCGACCGCGTCGAAGGCGTTGGAACTGCTGGTGCTGCTGGCGTCCTCGCTGATCGGCACCGCGGCCCGGTTCGTGCTGCTGCGCGCCTGGGTCTTCAAGAACACCGGTAAGGAAGGAAACGCATGA
- a CDS encoding ArnT family glycosyltransferase, with protein sequence MTTAAEATAPPAGPATPRESPGQRLRWRPYALAAILVVATVLYGWDIWGSGWGNEFYSAAVKSMSQGLTNFVFGSYDPAGVVTVDKPPLGLWPQVVSVWIFGWHAWALALPQAVEGVAAVFLLHRTVRRWAGENVALISAAALALTPITVAIDRVNNPDAALTLLCVAAAYAFTRSVEVGIPARSATKWLLQAAFWVGCGFLTKSLAAWMIVPALGVGYLFGRNASWGRRLADLAAAGGVLLVSSFWWVLLTVVWPSPKPYVGGSTDGGELSLIFGYNGLGRVFGENIGRGGAPAGGRGGFPGGAGGGTGGAGGFPGGGAPSGGAPGGGFRGGDFPGGGFPGGGGRGGGGGFGGFAQGNGITRMFGEEVGGQISWLMPLGLFVLAVVAVAGVLSWRRQLPADHQRRAGWFLWGTWLIVLSLVFSFQQGIFHQYYTTQLGPAIAALTGGGLALLWRYYRHPVGLSWLLLPAGIVLTAAWAWVLVSRDTSWNGWLRYAVAAVAAIAVIGLVLAKVINLPGARTAAVLGIVAVLLAPGVWSAAAAVDSGSAGGPGGLATAGPPGGGFGGGGAGRRGGGNRGGFPGFPGGEQPSQGQLEQMMQRFGGGRGGGNTLTAEDRKILDYVTKNAPNAKIKLAVEGGAMASETFIVNSDVTVIGMGGFMGTDNAPSVDLLTQWKSQGALGFVLTGERGRGGGVAQERTQWVEQNCKVVPPSAYGGGAQTLYDCLAK encoded by the coding sequence ATGACGACGGCCGCGGAAGCGACCGCGCCACCGGCGGGCCCGGCGACTCCCCGCGAGTCGCCGGGCCAACGGCTGCGCTGGCGTCCGTACGCGCTGGCGGCGATCCTGGTGGTCGCCACGGTGCTGTACGGGTGGGACATCTGGGGATCCGGCTGGGGCAACGAGTTCTACTCGGCGGCCGTGAAGTCCATGTCGCAGGGGCTGACCAACTTCGTGTTCGGCTCGTACGACCCGGCCGGCGTGGTCACCGTGGACAAGCCGCCGCTGGGCCTGTGGCCGCAGGTGGTCTCGGTGTGGATCTTCGGTTGGCACGCCTGGGCCCTGGCGCTGCCGCAGGCCGTGGAAGGCGTGGCGGCGGTTTTCCTGTTGCACCGCACGGTTCGCCGCTGGGCCGGCGAGAACGTGGCGCTGATCTCCGCGGCCGCGCTGGCGCTGACGCCGATCACCGTGGCGATCGACCGGGTGAACAACCCGGACGCCGCGCTGACGCTGCTCTGCGTCGCTGCCGCGTACGCGTTCACGCGGTCCGTGGAGGTCGGCATCCCGGCCCGCAGCGCGACCAAGTGGTTGCTGCAGGCGGCTTTCTGGGTGGGCTGCGGGTTCCTCACCAAGAGCCTGGCCGCGTGGATGATCGTGCCGGCGCTGGGCGTGGGATATCTGTTCGGGCGCAACGCTTCGTGGGGACGGCGGCTCGCGGATCTGGCGGCGGCCGGTGGCGTGTTGCTGGTGAGCTCGTTCTGGTGGGTCCTGCTGACGGTGGTGTGGCCGAGCCCGAAGCCGTACGTGGGCGGCAGCACCGACGGCGGCGAGCTGTCGCTGATCTTCGGCTACAACGGGCTGGGGCGGGTGTTCGGCGAGAACATCGGCCGCGGCGGTGCGCCGGCGGGCGGACGGGGCGGATTCCCCGGCGGCGCGGGTGGAGGCACCGGCGGTGCAGGTGGCTTCCCGGGCGGTGGTGCCCCGAGCGGTGGCGCTCCTGGAGGCGGCTTCCGCGGTGGTGACTTCCCTGGTGGTGGCTTCCCGGGCGGCGGGGGTCGAGGCGGCGGCGGTGGCTTCGGCGGGTTCGCTCAGGGCAACGGCATCACGCGCATGTTCGGGGAGGAGGTCGGCGGCCAGATCAGCTGGCTGATGCCGCTGGGCCTGTTCGTGCTGGCGGTCGTCGCCGTGGCCGGGGTGCTGTCGTGGCGTCGCCAGCTGCCGGCCGATCACCAGCGGCGCGCCGGCTGGTTCCTGTGGGGCACCTGGCTGATCGTGCTGAGCCTGGTGTTCAGCTTCCAACAGGGCATCTTCCACCAGTACTACACGACGCAGCTGGGCCCGGCGATCGCGGCGCTCACCGGCGGCGGCCTCGCGCTGTTGTGGCGGTACTACCGCCATCCGGTCGGCCTGAGCTGGCTGCTGCTGCCCGCCGGCATCGTGCTGACGGCGGCATGGGCGTGGGTGCTGGTGTCGCGGGACACGTCGTGGAACGGCTGGCTGCGGTACGCGGTCGCGGCCGTCGCGGCGATCGCGGTGATCGGTCTGGTCCTGGCGAAGGTGATCAACCTTCCGGGTGCTCGCACCGCGGCGGTGCTGGGCATCGTCGCCGTGCTGCTCGCGCCGGGCGTGTGGTCGGCGGCCGCGGCGGTCGACTCCGGCAGCGCCGGCGGCCCGGGCGGCCTGGCCACCGCGGGCCCACCCGGTGGCGGCTTCGGAGGCGGCGGCGCGGGCCGTCGGGGCGGTGGAAACCGCGGCGGCTTCCCGGGCTTCCCCGGCGGCGAGCAGCCGTCACAGGGGCAGCTCGAACAGATGATGCAGCGTTTCGGCGGCGGTCGCGGCGGCGGCAACACCCTCACCGCCGAGGACCGGAAGATCCTCGACTACGTCACGAAGAACGCCCCCAACGCCAAGATCAAGCTGGCGGTCGAGGGCGGCGCGATGGCGTCCGAGACGTTCATCGTCAACAGCGACGTGACGGTGATCGGCATGGGCGGCTTCATGGGCACCGACAACGCCCCGAGTGTCGACCTGCTGACGCAGTGGAAGTCGCAAGGCGCCCTCGGTTTCGTGTTGACGGGTGAACGCGGCCGGGGCGGCGGCGTCGCGCAGGAGCGCACGCAGTGGGTGGAGCAGAACTGCAAGGTGGTGCCGCCGAGCGCGTACGGCGGCGGCGCCCAGACCCTGTACGACTGCCTGGCCAAATAG